The proteins below come from a single Asanoa ferruginea genomic window:
- a CDS encoding RICIN domain-containing protein, producing the protein MRWRLARLGLALTLATVGLGVVTATPALAESNGGVRVMPLGDSITDGYNVPGGYRINLWQRLAGGGYTVDFVGSGFNGPAGLGDHDHEGHSGWRIDQIDANIVGWLGAYTPRTILLHIGTNDMNQNYDIANAPARLSALIDKIRANAPDVELFVAQITPETDATLESRVRAYNAALPGIVAGKGAKTHLVDQHSALTTADLADGVHPNQAGYDKMAAVWYSALQSVPASLQAPGTTGPPVGTPVSLRNPQSNRCMDVSGASTTAGAQIHIWDCHGGTNQKWTRTAANELRVYGNRCLDVNGNGTANGTKIQIWDCNGTGAQKFTFQANGSILVPASGKCVDVTASGTANGTKVQLYTCNGTGAQRWTVG; encoded by the coding sequence ATGCGATGGAGACTGGCCCGACTCGGGCTCGCGCTCACGCTGGCCACGGTCGGCCTCGGGGTCGTCACCGCGACACCCGCCCTGGCCGAGTCCAACGGCGGCGTGCGGGTGATGCCGCTCGGTGACTCGATCACCGACGGCTACAACGTCCCGGGCGGCTACCGGATCAACCTGTGGCAGCGGCTCGCCGGCGGCGGCTACACCGTCGACTTCGTCGGGTCCGGCTTCAACGGGCCGGCCGGCCTCGGCGACCACGACCACGAGGGCCACTCCGGGTGGCGGATCGACCAGATCGACGCCAACATCGTCGGCTGGCTCGGCGCGTACACCCCGCGCACGATCCTGCTGCACATCGGCACCAACGACATGAACCAGAACTACGACATCGCCAACGCGCCCGCGCGGCTGTCGGCGCTCATCGACAAGATCCGGGCCAACGCGCCCGATGTGGAACTGTTCGTCGCCCAGATCACGCCCGAGACCGATGCGACCCTGGAGTCACGGGTACGCGCGTACAACGCCGCCCTTCCCGGCATCGTCGCCGGAAAGGGCGCCAAGACGCACCTCGTCGACCAGCACAGCGCGCTGACCACCGCCGACCTCGCCGACGGCGTGCACCCCAACCAGGCGGGCTACGACAAGATGGCCGCGGTCTGGTACTCCGCGTTGCAGTCGGTGCCGGCCAGTCTTCAGGCGCCGGGCACCACCGGGCCGCCGGTCGGCACGCCGGTCTCGTTGCGCAACCCGCAGTCGAACCGTTGCATGGACGTCTCCGGCGCCAGCACCACCGCCGGCGCGCAGATCCACATCTGGGACTGCCACGGCGGCACCAATCAGAAGTGGACCCGCACGGCGGCCAACGAGTTGCGCGTCTACGGCAACCGTTGCCTCGACGTCAACGGCAACGGCACGGCCAACGGCACGAAGATCCAGATCTGGGACTGCAACGGTACGGGCGCCCAGAAGTTCACCTTCCAGGCCAACGGCTCGATCCTGGTGCCGGCGTCGGGCAAGTGCGTCGACGTCACCGCGAGCGGCACCGCCAACGGCACCAAGGTGCAGCTCTACACCTGCAACGGCACCGGCGCCCAGCGCTGGACGGTCGGCTGA
- a CDS encoding RtcB family protein: protein MSYTLLPGTRAPVRVWTDPATIEAEAAGQLRNIGSLPWVEGVAVMPDVHYGKGATVGSVIAMRQALAPAAVGVDIGCGMSAVRTNLTDADLPDDLGPLRRAIESAIPVGFNAHDEPVNPRRIHGMPTAGWDAFWAKFTSLTSGVRQLEARATRQLGTLGGGNHFIEVCVEQGGPDAGRVWLMLHSGSRNIGKELAERHIAVARKLPHNADLPDRDLAVFVTGTPEMDAYRRDLTWAQEYAARNRAIMLALLCRVVREALERVRFDEPISCHHNYVAEERYGGVDLLVTRKGAIRAGRGDLGIIPGSMGTGSYIVRGLGNEDAYCSASHGAGRRMSRAKAKKTFTVHDLAEQTAGVECRKDAGVVDEIPGAYKDLGAVMSEQRDLVEVVAHLKQVVCVKG from the coding sequence ATGAGTTACACGCTGCTGCCCGGCACCCGGGCGCCGGTTCGGGTCTGGACCGATCCCGCCACCATCGAGGCCGAGGCGGCCGGCCAGCTCCGCAACATCGGGTCGCTGCCGTGGGTCGAGGGCGTCGCGGTGATGCCCGACGTGCACTACGGCAAGGGCGCCACGGTCGGTTCGGTCATCGCGATGCGGCAGGCGCTCGCGCCGGCCGCGGTCGGTGTCGACATCGGCTGCGGCATGTCGGCGGTGCGCACCAACCTCACCGACGCCGACCTGCCCGACGACCTCGGCCCGCTGCGGCGCGCGATCGAGTCGGCCATCCCGGTCGGCTTCAACGCGCACGACGAGCCGGTCAACCCCCGCCGCATCCACGGCATGCCGACCGCGGGCTGGGACGCGTTCTGGGCGAAGTTCACGTCACTGACCTCGGGCGTACGCCAGCTCGAGGCGCGGGCGACCCGCCAGCTCGGCACGCTCGGTGGCGGCAACCACTTCATCGAGGTCTGCGTCGAGCAGGGCGGCCCGGACGCCGGGCGGGTCTGGCTGATGCTGCACTCGGGTTCCCGCAACATCGGCAAGGAACTGGCGGAACGACACATCGCGGTGGCCCGCAAGCTGCCGCACAACGCCGACCTGCCCGACCGGGACCTGGCCGTGTTCGTCACCGGCACGCCGGAGATGGACGCCTACCGGCGCGACCTGACCTGGGCACAGGAATACGCGGCCCGCAACCGGGCCATCATGCTCGCGCTGCTGTGCCGGGTGGTCCGGGAGGCGCTCGAGCGGGTGCGGTTCGACGAGCCGATCTCGTGCCACCACAACTACGTGGCCGAGGAGCGCTACGGCGGTGTCGACCTGCTGGTGACCCGCAAGGGCGCGATCCGGGCGGGTCGCGGCGACCTGGGCATCATCCCGGGCTCGATGGGCACCGGTTCCTACATCGTGCGCGGGCTCGGCAACGAAGACGCCTACTGCTCCGCGTCGCACGGCGCGGGCCGGCGGATGTCACGGGCGAAGGCGAAGAAGACGTTCACGGTGCACGACCTGGCCGAGCAGACGGCTGGCGTCGAGTGCCGCAAGGACGCCGGCGTCGTCGACGAGATCCCGGGCGCTTACAAGGACCTGGGCGCCGTGATGTCCGAGCAGCGCGACCTCGTCGAGGTCGTCGCCCACCTCAAGCAGGTGGTGTGCGTGAAGGGCTAA